GCTTCCTAGCAACCAAACATAACATaaaccaaaacagaaaatggaaaatactGATTTTCAATTGCAATTTCTCAGCTTCTCATTAGTTTTGTCTCTGGAAATTCAGATATCAAGGCTGGTCTACACAAATGGAGGTGATGCCATTTTGGTGTTAGCATCAAATGGCATTCATTTTCTCTGGAAATGGCCAAAGGACCTTAATTCTGGTGGAGTGGTAAACAATGACATGCTTTATAATTCTTTCCTATTAGATTTCTCCTCCCTTTCCTTTCGAAATTGAAACCGAAGCGATAGTTGGTCATTTGATTCTGATGATATTGATTGAATGCAGGCACCTCCCAAGGTTCACCCTAATTTATGGAAACCAAGGAGTGGCTCATGAACAATGACCTTCCCAGCACCAACCCTGCAGAAGAGGCTATGTTCTGCTTTGATTTGTCCAAGAATGATTCATATCTCATATCACCAACAGGAGGGATGATCTCCATTTTTGAGTATTTGCAGAGATGCCGGACCcgccaagaaaaaaaaaattcttagaAAAAACGCCATACAAGTTTTCGAAAAATCGGCCGCCTATGCGGTCTAGGCGGTCTCGGCgggttctttttttattttattttaataaatagtatagccgcgcggctataccgtttaatatattatttaaagagtatagccatgcggctgtAAACTTTAAATATTCGAGTATAgccgagtatagccgtgcggctatatttaatgattatttatttaatgattatttatttaatgaataattagtatttaaatatttaattaatttcataaattacttcataaatactaattaattatttttaattatcttaaataattttgtgaaattttaaaatggtttcaattatttaaaaatcctAGAAAATCGTTTTTGTATTCTAAAAATGGATTTTAgcctctaaaccctaaatccaagTCTTGAACAAAAAACCATAGTTTTTGGGGACTGTTACTATTGGTAATGGCGGTGTTTTGCGAAACATTCATCACCTTGTTGCCGAAGAATATTGGTAAAGTGAAAGGAGACAATTGATTTGCCTCTCAAGAATTTTAGAGTTGCTTGTTAAAATTTGGGGACGATTTGTTGTAAACGCAAACTTTGGGAATTTTGGCTGAATACACAATCATAATGATAATTTTGGTTTAGTAACTATCTTTGCGGAGTGAAATTGACGGCCTTTTTTGTACATTTGTGGCATCATTGCTATACGAATTAGCCTTTGACTCAAATAATTtctcttgaaaaaaaaaattacaattatgaTCTGCCTGAGGTAACTATAAATTAATCCATCTGGGCTTGGAATTGTGAATTGTATATACAGTTCAATGTTTCTATTAGTGTACAATTTGGTCTGAAACTCAATAACCAAACTACTTAAATTGACTGCTCCTTCTCCATCTTTTGAAATTGATGCTTTCATTCTTTTGAGGAACTATATCTGGAAGCTTTCTTTCATGTATGTCACAGACTCTCAATACAAATATACACGAGGGAATTGTTTATCAAGCCtaaaaaagatgcaaaattTTTCATGTTCTTCCCTTCCAACAATGAGAGACACATTAATCAATGGAATCCATCACAGAGCCTTTTTGAGTTCTTAGTGATCATTAAAAAGTTCCCAACCCTCAGCAGTACGCAAAACTGAAGATTATGACCACACTTTCAACCTAACCCTCTTCGTCACACAAAACCAATCGAAGATCGGGAATGTATCCACTTTCTTTGATCAAGCTTGACAGAGAATTTAAACTTGCATAAATTATGTCTGATTGATGGTGTGATGTGTCTCCGGCAACGAAACAATGGACCTGGCTTTGAACAACAATCCAACTTACTCCGGGAGGCTTTTCTAAACCCTTTTCCCTGAGCCGTGTTCTTATCTGCCTGACCTCCATCCACAGACCTGCTGCAGCATATATATTAGATATCAGAACATAATTCCCTGCATTCATCGGTTCTATTTCAACAAGTTTTTCAAATATGGTTCCAGCTAACTTCGTGGCATAATGAAGTCGACAAGCATTGAGCAAGGCTCTCCACACTGATGCATCTGCTTCAACAGGCATTGATTCAATAAACTCTCTACCTTCATCTAAGCGGCCTGCACGACCAAGAAGGTCAACCACACAACCATAGTGAACAAGCTCAGGTGATATCTTGAAATCACGTACCATAGTGTGGAAAAGCTGCAATCCCATCTCTATCAAACCAGAATGTCTGCAAGCAGATAGAACAGCTACAAAAGTTGCCCCATTTGGTCGAAAACCATCTTCTAACATTTGTAAGAACGCATGAATAGCATCATGTCCGTGACCGTGCATGCTGTACCCAGTAATCAAGGCATTCCATGAGATAACATTCCTCtttggtaaaattttaaaCATCTTTTCAGCATTTTGCATGCTACCACTTCTTGCATACAACGATATAAAAGCATTTGCAAGAgacaaatcaaaaccaaatgaGAATTGCCTCCGATTTGCATAAGCATGCAAGCATTGACCTAGAGGCAGAGAGGCAAGCTTGGTACATGATGATAGAATATTTATGATTGTCACAGAGTTGGGATTCACTTCTGAAATCATACGGTTAAAGAGTAACTGAGCTTTGCCGATTtcgttgttttttatgtaaCTTGCAATTAAAGCATTCCATGAGATCACATCCCTACTGGGACAGCCTTCAAATAGAGTCCTAGCTGCTGCTTCATCACCACAATTCATGTACATATCTGTTAGTGCAGTGTTCAAAGATAGGTCAGCTTCAATACCatgttttatcacaaaaccaTGAATTGCTCGCActatatttatacaagtttcATCTTCACAAGTAGCAAGGATAGATATTATTGTGTGTGAGTTAGGTTTGGTGTCAGATTCTCGCATCACCCCAAATATTTTCCATGCTTCATCTTGCAATCCATTGCAGGCTAGTGCCCTGATCAGAGTGTTCCATGAGATAACATCCGAGTATTTCATCTCAGCAAAAACCTTCTGAACAGATTCAACACAGTTAAATTCAGCATACATACTCAACAATGTATTTCCTAGAGAAGCATCCATTTTCATCCCACTCTTTCTTGCAAGAGCATGCAAACTTTTACCGTTCCTCAAGCCATCAGCTAAATCGTCACATACCGACAACATTATAACAATAGTTCTCTCGTCTTCTCTGATTCCTTCCATTCGCATTTTAGAAAACAAGCTCATAGCTTCCTCATAAAAGCCATATTCAATGCATGCAGATATCATGGAATTCCACAAAGCAACATCACGGCTGGAgacaaattcaaataatttacGTGATAGCTCGAAACATCCACACTCACTATACATATTCATCAATGCATTCACTATGAACAGATCATCACTGTAACTATTCTTAATAGCCATTTCATGAATTTGCTTGCCTAATTCAATAGATCCAATTCCTGCACAGGCCTGAATAACAACCAACATTGAAACATAGTCAAACTTGACCCCGTCCACAAGCATCTGTACAAAAAGCTTCAAGGACATCAAGTACTCTCCAATTTCAACATACCCTGTAATTATTGCATTCCAACTGACAATGTTCCTCACAACCATCGA
Above is a genomic segment from Prunus dulcis chromosome 7, ALMONDv2, whole genome shotgun sequence containing:
- the LOC117634988 gene encoding pentatricopeptide repeat-containing protein At3g57430, chloroplastic-like → MDMPVSLSLQNLPIKEPKPKDWNLIIKHHAKLKNDHAILSTYTQMESLGVAPDNTSLPLVLKACARLSAVERGKGIHSSIRNTGLMKDVRIGTALVDFYCKGGLIDDAVEVFDEMRERDLVLWNALIHGYVRCCCYKEAISLFMQMQNEGLKPNSRTVVALLSACREVSELRSGQEIHGYALRNGLFDLDAHVGTALIGFYLRFDIKTTRLTFDSMVVRNIVSWNAIITGYVEIGEYLMSLKLFVQMLVDGVKFDYVSMLVVIQACAGIGSIELGKQIHEMAIKNSYSDDLFIVNALMNMYSECGCFELSRKLFEFVSSRDVALWNSMISACIEYGFYEEAMSLFSKMRMEGIREDERTIVIMLSVCDDLADGLRNGKSLHALARKSGMKMDASLGNTLLSMYAEFNCVESVQKVFAEMKYSDVISWNTLIRALACNGLQDEAWKIFGVMRESDTKPNSHTIISILATCEDETCINIVRAIHGFVIKHGIEADLSLNTALTDMYMNCGDEAAARTLFEGCPSRDVISWNALIASYIKNNEIGKAQLLFNRMISEVNPNSVTIINILSSCTKLASLPLGQCLHAYANRRQFSFGFDLSLANAFISLYARSGSMQNAEKMFKILPKRNVISWNALITGYSMHGHGHDAIHAFLQMLEDGFRPNGATFVAVLSACRHSGLIEMGLQLFHTMVRDFKISPELVHYGCVVDLLGRAGRLDEGREFIESMPVEADASVWRALLNACRLHYATKLAGTIFEKLVEIEPMNAGNYVLISNIYAAAGLWMEVRQIRTRLREKGLEKPPGVSWIVVQSQVHCFVAGDTSHHQSDIIYASLNSLSSLIKESGYIPDLRLVLCDEEG